One Salminus brasiliensis chromosome 5, fSalBra1.hap2, whole genome shotgun sequence DNA segment encodes these proteins:
- the tmem200ca gene encoding transmembrane protein 200C: MIATGGLLRISARRQDSLRAKNRAENKRKRKAKKKRKNEVVVVKGKLKLCSISGLVAAVGILVLLVGIALAVLGYWPKESPLYPGLLTAKGLEKPEQMEHSRGQESVNWTTNGKFVHQLDNDFISSNHSNGTAEDSPKLGAFAEFLKRHLYSDKLKVFGPLIMGIGIFLFICANAVLHENRDKKTKIINLRDIYSTVIDIHSLRTKDNASLNGFMNYAQSKGVEGKAGSIYSAAMLAKGSWPSSGSSKQDQSSLSPSRRSSTDQQQDLPLDRHAFIDTVYSIYKEQDRTTKSAPEPKQWATRTIVPSSVNAFTLPMVKLNHRAGDNRRGSDKTGEIRSECLDADAIRRHLESLAASGSVTKEETVQTRTVLSQDSVEVYKSSGSLQGMPHISLQGSQVQLLPSSPGPKVTGSHLSLSALSDYSRSIDLGICPSTPTDWHTERSRRLSCPRLDGLSSVGYTKLEGLGGESFESTDVVTFSRGSSADPLSKGQISETLLVEEEGASSELDSGMIRQ, from the coding sequence ATGATTGCCACCGGAGGTCTCCTGCGGATCTCTGCCAGACGCCAAGACTCCCTCCGTGCCAAAAACCGAGCGGAGAACAAGCGCAAGAGGAAAGccaagaagaagagaaagaatgaggtggtggtggtgaagggCAAACTAAAGCTTTGCTCCATCTCCGGCCTGGTTGCTGCAGTTGGCATTCTTGTGCTGCTTGTCGGGATTGCCTTGGCTGTGTTGGGCTACTGGCCTAAGGAAAGCCCACTTTACCCAGGGCTACTGACAGCAAAGGGCTTGGAGAAACCAGAGCAGATGGAGCATAGCAGAGGACAGGAGTCTGTGAATTGGACCACTAATGGTAAATTTGTTCATCAGCTGGATAATGATTTTATTAGCTCAAATCATTCCAATGGTACAGCTGAGGATTCACCGAAATTAGGTGCCTTTGCTGAGTTTTTGAAGAGACACTTGTATTCAGACAAACTAAAAGTATTTGGACCTTTGATTATGGGCATTGGGATCTTCCTATTTATTTGTGCCAATGCGGTGCTGCATGAAAACAgggacaaaaagacaaaaataatcaACCTTAGGGACATTTACTCAACCGTCATTGATATTCATAGCTTGCGAACCAAGGACAATGCTTCACTCAATGGATTTATGAACTATGCACAATCAAAGGGGGTGGAAGGCAAAGCAGGTTCTATTTACAGTGCCGCTATGCTAGCAAAGGGCTCCTGGCCATCTTCAGGCTCTTCCAAACAGGACCAGAGCAGCCTGTCCCCTTCCAGACGTTCATCCACTGACCAGCAACAAGACTTACCGTTGGATAGGCATGCCTTCATAGACACAGTGTATAGCATCTACAAGGAGCAGGATAGAACCACCAAATCAGCGCCAGAGCCCAAGCAATGGGCAACCAGAACCATTGTGCCCTCCTCAGTTAATGCTTTCACCCTACCAATGGTCAAGCTCAACCACAGGGCAGGAGACAACAGAAGGGGTTCTGACAAAACTGGGGAGATAAGGAGTGAGTGCTTGGATGCAGATGCTATTCGCCGCCACCTGGAGTCTCTTGCGGCATCTGGGAGCGTTACCAAAGAGGAAACTGTTCAAACTCGGACTGTCCTTTCTCAGGACTCGGTGGAGGTTTACAAAAGCAGTGGCAGCCTGCAGGGGATGCCACACATCTCTCTTCAGGGCTCACAGGTGCAGCTGCTTCCTTCTTCACCTGGCCCCAAGGTCACAGGCTCTCACCTCTCCCTCAGCGCCCTCTCAGACTACTCTAGGTCCATTGACTTGGGAATTTGCCCATCCACCCCCACAGACTGGCACACAGAGAGATCCAGACGACTCAGCTGCCCTCGATTGGACGGTCTCAGCAGTGTGGGTTACACCAAACTAGAGGGCCTTGGAGGAGAGTCCTTTGAGTCCACAGATGTGGTAACTTTTAGCCGGGGGAGTTCTGCTGATCCTTTGTCCAAAGGACAAATTTCAGAAACTCTGCTTGTTGAGGAGGAGGGTGCCTCCAGTGAACTCGATAGTGGTATGATTAGGCAATAG